A single window of Sphingobium sp. SCG-1 DNA harbors:
- the dmeF gene encoding CDF family Co(II)/Ni(II) efflux transporter DmeF: MADTEDEHYFDHIYLASGHDRNAKKTLWVVWLTAVTMVVEIAAGYVTGSMALLADGFHMATHAGALGVAALAYRYARIHARNPRFTFGTGKVGDLAGFASALFLALVSIGIAVESGLRLFEPIHVNFGEATLIACFGLAINILSAFMLAEDHSHHGHSHGNGHAHGDTPDHDHDHDHDHHVQTGNHRDNNLRAAYIHVLADALTSVLAIAALLAGRYLGWVWLDPVIGIMGAIVIARWAWGLMRDTAAILLDTAEPQLTARIRTLVEAQGATIADLHVWRIGPHAHAAIISLASTADSTAIRTKTLALPGMEHVTVECLA, from the coding sequence ATGGCCGACACCGAAGACGAACATTATTTCGACCACATCTACCTCGCGTCGGGTCACGACAGGAACGCGAAGAAGACGCTGTGGGTCGTCTGGTTGACCGCCGTCACGATGGTGGTGGAGATCGCGGCCGGGTACGTCACCGGATCGATGGCGCTACTGGCCGATGGCTTCCACATGGCCACGCACGCAGGCGCGCTCGGCGTCGCGGCACTCGCCTATCGCTATGCCCGCATCCACGCCCGCAATCCGCGCTTTACCTTCGGCACCGGAAAGGTCGGAGACCTCGCCGGGTTCGCCTCCGCCCTGTTCCTCGCGCTCGTTTCGATCGGGATCGCGGTCGAATCGGGGTTGCGGCTGTTTGAACCGATCCACGTCAACTTCGGCGAAGCGACGCTGATCGCCTGCTTCGGCCTTGCCATCAACATCCTGAGCGCCTTCATGCTGGCCGAAGATCACAGCCATCACGGGCATAGCCACGGGAACGGGCACGCGCATGGCGACACCCCCGATCACGACCACGACCACGACCACGACCACCACGTCCAGACCGGCAACCATCGCGACAACAACCTGCGCGCGGCCTATATCCACGTCCTTGCCGACGCACTGACTTCCGTCCTCGCCATTGCCGCTTTACTTGCGGGCCGCTATCTCGGCTGGGTGTGGCTCGATCCGGTGATCGGCATCATGGGCGCCATCGTCATCGCGCGCTGGGCATGGGGCCTGATGCGTGACACCGCCGCGATCCTGCTCGACACCGCGGAGCCGCAACTCACGGCCCGCATTCGCACCCTCGTTGAGGCGCAGGGCGCGACCATTGCCGACCTCCACGTCTGGCGCATCGGTCCCCATGCCCATGCCGCGATCATCAGTCTCGCCAGTACCGCCGACAGCACTGCCATCCGCACGAAAACCCTTGCGCTACCGGGCATGGAGCATGTGACGGTGGAGTGCCTCGCCTGA
- a CDS encoding PAS domain S-box protein, which produces MDSDSMASAWEAIGLSHAIIEFDIDGNILWANGTFLSLMGYSMSELVGRHHRILCEPTHVASSVYAEFWAKLASNKFDSGEYKRLARDGREVWLQATYNPVLGPNGKPVKVVKLATDITEAKARTAEATGKLTAIDRSQAVIEFDLQGNILSVNDNFLRIFGYSAAELVGRHHRVLCDPAFAQSLEYRDFWKRLGSGSFNAGRYCRRDRNGNSVWIQATYNPILNADGLPWKILKIASDVSHQVMLEGQVHDRLEEGIRLQQALEDRRADLERKIAQISEIVGSIGQIAQQTNMLALNAAIEAARAGEVGRGFAIVASEVKKLAIDTREATDRAAAMMR; this is translated from the coding sequence ATGGACAGCGACAGTATGGCGAGCGCGTGGGAGGCTATCGGCCTGTCACATGCGATCATCGAGTTCGATATCGACGGCAATATCCTTTGGGCTAACGGCACTTTCCTTTCGCTGATGGGCTACAGCATGTCCGAACTCGTCGGACGGCATCACCGCATCCTCTGCGAGCCGACGCATGTCGCGTCATCGGTATATGCCGAGTTCTGGGCAAAGCTCGCGTCCAACAAATTCGACTCCGGCGAATATAAAAGGCTGGCGCGCGACGGACGGGAAGTCTGGCTGCAGGCGACATACAACCCGGTTCTCGGTCCCAACGGGAAGCCGGTGAAGGTCGTCAAACTTGCCACGGACATCACGGAAGCCAAGGCCCGGACTGCCGAAGCCACGGGCAAACTTACCGCAATCGACCGATCGCAAGCGGTGATCGAATTCGACCTTCAAGGAAATATCCTGTCCGTAAACGACAATTTCCTCCGCATTTTCGGCTACAGCGCCGCAGAGTTGGTGGGCCGCCATCATCGGGTGTTGTGTGACCCCGCCTTTGCCCAGTCGCTGGAATATCGCGATTTCTGGAAGCGGCTTGGCAGCGGCAGTTTCAATGCGGGCCGCTATTGCCGTCGCGACCGCAACGGGAACAGCGTCTGGATTCAGGCGACTTACAACCCGATCCTGAATGCCGACGGCCTGCCCTGGAAGATATTGAAGATCGCCAGCGATGTCAGCCATCAGGTAATGCTGGAGGGCCAGGTCCACGATCGGCTGGAGGAAGGTATCCGCCTTCAACAGGCGCTGGAGGACCGCCGCGCAGATCTCGAACGAAAGATCGCGCAGATTTCCGAAATCGTCGGCTCGATCGGCCAGATCGCGCAGCAAACGAACATGCTGGCGCTCAATGCAGCCATCGAAGCAGCGCGTGCGGGCGAAGTAGGCCGCGGCTTCGCCATCGTTGCGAGCGAAGTGAAGAAACTGGCCATCGATACCCGCGAAGCGACTGACCGCGCCGCCGCAATGATGCGATAG
- a CDS encoding sterol desaturase family protein has protein sequence MSIAVPILLSALAMSAIVALRYLLASGGFALATRARHRGLYAGLDLQIRREIGWSLASALIYGFPAGIVAWGWQAHGWTRIYTDVQAFPLWYVPLSILAYLFAHDTWFYWTHRWMHRPNLFRVAHAVHHASRPPTAWAAMSFHPWEALTGAIVIPALVFLIPIHVAALGAVLTIMTIMGVSNHMGWEMFPRWLVRGPAGDWLITATHHQRHHDQYNCNYGLYFRIWDRLCGTDRGLGKFANT, from the coding sequence ATGTCGATCGCCGTCCCCATCCTGCTATCCGCTCTCGCGATGAGCGCCATCGTCGCGCTTCGCTATCTGCTGGCGAGCGGCGGTTTCGCACTTGCCACCCGCGCGCGGCACCGGGGGCTGTATGCGGGGCTGGACCTGCAAATCAGGCGGGAGATCGGCTGGTCGCTGGCATCCGCGCTGATCTACGGCTTCCCCGCAGGCATCGTCGCCTGGGGATGGCAGGCGCATGGCTGGACTCGAATCTATACCGACGTACAAGCCTTCCCGCTCTGGTACGTGCCCCTCTCGATCCTCGCCTACCTCTTTGCGCACGACACATGGTTCTACTGGACGCACCGCTGGATGCACCGCCCGAACCTGTTCCGCGTCGCGCACGCCGTCCATCATGCCAGCCGCCCGCCTACCGCATGGGCGGCGATGAGCTTTCACCCCTGGGAAGCCCTGACCGGCGCGATCGTCATTCCGGCCCTCGTTTTTCTCATTCCCATTCATGTTGCGGCATTGGGCGCGGTGCTAACGATCATGACCATAATGGGCGTCAGCAATCATATGGGATGGGAGATGTTCCCGCGCTGGCTGGTTCGCGGACCGGCGGGCGACTGGCTCATCACCGCCACGCATCATCAGCGGCATCACGACCAGTATAATTGCAACTACGGGCTGTATTTCCGGATTTGGGACCGGCTATGTGGCACCGACAGGGGCTTGGGGAAGTTCGCAAACACATGA
- a CDS encoding DUF2141 domain-containing protein: MKNIRKIAALAALWTAASAAAPVDLVQTLSVDVSALRSAKGNLIICVTRLPDHFPDCTGDPDRRHYTVNAAQTQAKGMTITDLPPGTYAIALIHDENGNHKLDTFAGIPREGVAFSRNPPIRFGAPTFNSARFSVAGAPVEQDLKMKYFL, translated from the coding sequence ATGAAAAACATCCGGAAAATCGCTGCGCTGGCGGCGCTCTGGACCGCCGCCAGCGCAGCCGCGCCTGTCGACCTTGTGCAGACCCTTTCGGTCGATGTCAGCGCCCTGCGCTCGGCAAAGGGCAACCTCATCATCTGCGTCACGCGCCTGCCCGACCATTTCCCCGATTGCACCGGCGATCCGGATCGCCGCCACTATACCGTCAATGCAGCGCAGACACAGGCGAAGGGCATGACGATTACTGATCTGCCGCCCGGCACATACGCCATTGCGCTGATTCATGACGAGAACGGCAATCATAAGCTCGACACCTTCGCCGGTATTCCGCGCGAGGGAGTGGCGTTCAGCCGCAATCCTCCCATCCGTTTCGGCGCACCGACCTTCAACTCGGCACGCTTTTCGGTTGCGGGCGCGCCCGTCGAGCAGGATTTGAAGATGAAATATTTTCTGTAG
- a CDS encoding MipA/OmpV family protein — MTVSRFSAVVAATLLATSATTAFAQDADADHSRLTIGVGAAMVPSYEGSDDYVVTPAAAVNGKVHDFAFWSRGTALYVDAIPNTNPNGWDFQLGPYASVNLDRTGRIKDRRVKALGELDTAIELGGFAGIGKTGVITSAYDTLNFTVAYGKDVADAHDSYVITPTLQYFTPLSTKAFVTTGVSAEYVGKGYGRYYFDITPAASASTGGLLPAYSRAGQDSGFKNLTFNLGTGYSLSGDLRRGWTVFALGAYTKMLGDYKRSPVVSIAGDSDQWVAAVGIGYTF; from the coding sequence ATGACCGTTTCGCGCTTTTCGGCTGTCGTCGCCGCCACGCTTCTCGCCACCTCCGCCACCACTGCTTTCGCCCAGGATGCTGATGCCGATCACAGCCGCCTGACCATCGGCGTAGGCGCGGCCATGGTGCCAAGCTATGAAGGCTCGGACGATTATGTCGTCACCCCCGCAGCGGCGGTGAACGGCAAGGTACATGATTTCGCCTTCTGGTCACGCGGCACCGCACTTTATGTCGACGCCATTCCGAACACCAATCCCAATGGCTGGGACTTTCAGCTTGGCCCCTATGCCAGCGTCAATCTGGACCGCACCGGCCGGATCAAGGATCGTCGCGTCAAGGCGCTGGGCGAACTGGACACCGCCATCGAACTCGGCGGCTTTGCGGGCATCGGCAAGACTGGCGTCATCACCAGCGCTTATGACACGCTGAACTTCACCGTTGCCTATGGCAAGGACGTGGCGGACGCGCATGACAGCTATGTTATCACGCCGACGCTGCAATATTTTACGCCGCTGTCCACGAAGGCGTTCGTCACCACCGGCGTATCGGCGGAATATGTCGGCAAGGGCTATGGCCGTTATTATTTCGACATCACGCCTGCTGCCAGCGCCAGCACTGGCGGCCTCCTTCCGGCCTATAGCCGCGCAGGGCAGGATTCGGGCTTCAAGAATCTGACATTCAACCTCGGCACGGGTTATTCGCTGTCGGGCGACCTGCGCCGGGGTTGGACTGTATTCGCGCTTGGCGCCTACACGAAAATGCTGGGCGACTATAAACGCTCCCCCGTTGTCAGCATTGCGGGCGATAGCGATCAGTGGGTTGCCGCAGTGGGGATAGGATACACCTTCTAA